A genome region from Corallococcus exiguus includes the following:
- a CDS encoding aminopeptidase P family protein — protein MGLEQTQGAAARERIARVRQVMRERGVAAVWVPTSDPHLSTYVPARWKGREWASGFTGSLATLVVTADYAGLWVDSRYWDQSDAQLKGSGIATVRTTNAPGQSHLDWLAANVPPGQTVAVDGAVLGLGVARSAASQLSAAGLVLRTDLDVVAEAWTDRPPLPAAPVFAHALSPVPRTDKLRAVRAEMGVLGATHHFISTLDDVAWLLNLRGADVDHLPLFLAHLLVELGGARLFIGEGKVPDALRSALEADGITLHPYGEAARALGALADGTRLLVDPRRITHGLRQAVPKGVTVVEGLNPSTVAKSRKTDAELSHFRDAMEQDGAALCAFFAWFESALGREPITELTVDERLSAERARRPGFVSLSFSTIAAYNANAAMPHYRATEASHATVCLPGQKPQGLLLIDSGGQYLSGTTDITRVVPVGEPTPEQRRDFTLVLRGNINLSRARFPRGTRSPNLDALARAPLWAEGLDYGHGTGHGVGFFLNVHEGPHGFSPTLPNDLTTAMEPGMITSNEPGLYRPGRWGIRIENLIAAVPDRKTEFGDFLRFETLSLCPIDTRLVDPALLSREEVDWLNAYHSTVRERLEPHVEGAARDWLLKRTQPL, from the coding sequence ATGGGCCTTGAGCAGACGCAGGGGGCCGCGGCGCGCGAGCGAATCGCGCGGGTGCGGCAGGTGATGCGGGAGCGTGGTGTGGCGGCGGTCTGGGTCCCGACGAGCGACCCGCACCTGTCCACCTACGTGCCGGCCCGCTGGAAGGGGCGGGAGTGGGCGTCTGGCTTCACCGGCTCGCTGGCCACGCTGGTGGTGACGGCGGACTACGCCGGCCTCTGGGTGGACAGCCGCTATTGGGATCAGTCGGACGCCCAGCTGAAGGGCAGCGGTATCGCGACGGTGCGGACGACGAACGCGCCCGGGCAGTCACACCTGGACTGGCTGGCCGCGAACGTGCCGCCGGGGCAGACGGTGGCGGTGGATGGGGCGGTGCTGGGCCTGGGTGTGGCGCGCTCGGCGGCCTCGCAGTTGTCCGCGGCGGGGTTGGTGCTGCGCACGGACCTGGACGTGGTGGCGGAGGCGTGGACGGACCGGCCGCCCCTTCCCGCCGCGCCCGTGTTCGCGCACGCGCTGTCACCCGTGCCGCGGACCGACAAGCTGCGGGCCGTGCGCGCGGAGATGGGCGTGCTGGGCGCGACGCATCACTTCATCTCCACGCTGGATGACGTCGCGTGGCTGCTGAACCTGCGCGGCGCGGACGTGGATCACCTCCCGCTGTTCCTCGCGCACCTGCTGGTGGAGCTCGGTGGGGCCCGGCTCTTCATCGGGGAGGGGAAGGTGCCGGACGCGCTGCGCTCGGCGCTGGAGGCGGATGGCATCACCCTCCACCCGTATGGCGAAGCGGCCCGCGCGCTGGGGGCGTTGGCGGACGGGACGCGGCTCCTGGTGGATCCCCGGCGCATCACCCACGGCCTGCGGCAGGCGGTGCCCAAGGGCGTGACCGTGGTGGAGGGGCTCAACCCGTCCACCGTGGCCAAGTCGCGCAAGACGGACGCGGAGCTCTCGCACTTCCGCGACGCGATGGAGCAGGACGGCGCGGCGCTGTGCGCGTTCTTCGCCTGGTTCGAGTCCGCCCTGGGCCGCGAGCCCATCACCGAGCTGACCGTGGATGAGCGTCTCTCCGCGGAACGGGCGCGGCGCCCGGGCTTCGTCTCGCTCAGCTTCTCCACCATCGCCGCGTACAACGCGAACGCCGCCATGCCGCACTACCGGGCCACGGAGGCCTCGCACGCGACGGTGTGCCTGCCGGGGCAGAAGCCGCAGGGCCTGCTGCTCATCGACTCCGGCGGCCAGTACCTGTCCGGCACCACGGACATCACCCGCGTGGTCCCCGTGGGCGAGCCCACGCCCGAGCAGCGGCGCGACTTCACGCTGGTGCTGCGCGGAAACATCAACCTGTCCCGCGCCCGCTTCCCTCGGGGGACCCGCTCCCCGAACCTGGACGCGCTGGCGCGCGCGCCGCTGTGGGCGGAGGGGCTGGACTACGGCCACGGCACGGGCCATGGCGTAGGCTTCTTCCTCAATGTCCACGAGGGGCCGCACGGCTTCTCTCCGACGCTGCCCAATGACCTCACCACGGCGATGGAGCCGGGGATGATCACCTCCAACGAGCCCGGCCTCTACCGTCCGGGTCGCTGGGGCATCCGCATCGAGAACCTCATCGCCGCCGTGCCGGACCGCAAGACGGAGTTCGGTGACTTCCTGCGCTTCGAGACGCTGAGCCTCTGCCCCATCGACACGCGGCTGGTGGACCCGGCCCTGCTGTCCCGCGAGGAGGTGGATTGGCTCAATGCCTATCACTCCACCGTGCGCGAACGGCTTGAGCCCCACGTCGAAGGTGCGGCGCGCGACTGGCTGCTCAAGCGCACCCAGCCGCTCTGA
- a CDS encoding glycosyltransferase family 4 protein — protein MRRVLAILPYVPLPSDTGGTLRTLELVRALASRFSLDVFAVHRAGNDAEGFKRWLGELGIPASRLHLVDLPRVAPEETLNSTRAFLRGTPLTYVRFARQGVQDALRRVLAERGPFDIIHFDHLHMAQLLPVARQLNPSAHLVIDEHNVESQLLARMAPLSPPPMRPFLKWQFKRVERLERECVRQADTVLACSSVDAEQLRAMGAKRVQVVPNGVKLPDFEPRESKGDDLVFVGSMDWWPNEDAVLLLAREVWPLVSSDLSTSKLMVVGRSPPASVRALENERLVVTGSVPSVAPYLARALATAIPLRAGSGTRLKVLEAAAAGVPVVATRLAVEGLPVVEGQHVLLAESPEEFAIALRRLRKDPDLCSRLAQNARRMAESFAWDGIGAGLGELYLNAVSVSGEGEKRSGAEAN, from the coding sequence GTGCGACGCGTACTCGCCATCCTTCCCTATGTTCCGCTGCCTTCGGATACGGGCGGCACCCTGCGCACGCTCGAACTGGTGCGCGCCCTTGCCTCGCGCTTCTCGTTGGACGTGTTCGCGGTGCACCGGGCGGGCAACGACGCAGAGGGCTTCAAGCGCTGGCTGGGAGAGCTGGGCATTCCGGCATCGAGGCTGCATCTGGTGGATCTGCCGCGCGTGGCCCCCGAGGAGACGTTGAACAGCACGAGGGCCTTCCTGCGGGGCACGCCGCTCACCTACGTCCGCTTCGCGCGCCAGGGCGTGCAGGACGCCTTGCGCCGGGTGCTGGCGGAGCGAGGCCCCTTCGACATCATCCACTTCGACCACCTGCACATGGCGCAGCTGTTGCCGGTGGCGCGGCAGCTCAATCCGTCCGCGCACCTGGTCATCGACGAGCACAACGTGGAGAGCCAGTTGCTCGCGCGGATGGCGCCGCTGAGCCCGCCGCCGATGCGTCCATTCCTGAAATGGCAGTTCAAGCGGGTGGAGCGGCTGGAGCGCGAGTGCGTGAGGCAGGCGGACACCGTGCTGGCGTGTTCGTCCGTGGACGCGGAGCAGCTGCGCGCCATGGGAGCGAAGCGGGTGCAGGTGGTGCCCAACGGCGTGAAGCTGCCGGACTTCGAGCCCCGCGAGAGCAAGGGCGACGACCTGGTCTTCGTGGGCTCCATGGACTGGTGGCCCAATGAAGACGCGGTGCTGCTGCTGGCGCGCGAGGTGTGGCCGCTGGTGTCGTCGGACCTGTCGACCAGCAAGCTGATGGTGGTGGGCCGCAGTCCGCCCGCGTCCGTGCGAGCCCTGGAGAACGAGCGGCTGGTGGTGACGGGCTCGGTGCCGTCGGTGGCGCCGTACCTGGCGCGCGCGTTGGCGACGGCCATTCCGCTGCGAGCGGGCAGTGGAACGCGCCTGAAGGTACTGGAGGCCGCGGCGGCGGGCGTGCCCGTGGTGGCCACGCGCCTGGCGGTAGAGGGGTTGCCGGTGGTGGAGGGGCAGCATGTCCTCCTGGCGGAGTCCCCCGAGGAGTTCGCCATCGCGCTGCGCCGGCTGCGCAAGGATCCGGACCTCTGCAGCCGGCTCGCGCAGAACGCCCGCCGCATGGCGGAGTCCTTCGCATGGGACGGCATCGGGGCCGGGCTGGGCGAGCTCTACTTGAACGCGGTGTCCGTGAGCGGCGAAGGGGAGAAGCGCTCCGGAGCGGAAGCCAACTGA
- a CDS encoding glycosyltransferase family 4 protein, with protein sequence MPHSTILHVRSTCGLYGAERALLSLASSTPSPWRAQVCSLVSPGRVDVLSGAAREQGLDALTLEVPGRFSAMAVATLASEVRRRGVGLLHAHDYKSLTLGAAASALAGVPLVATYHGDTGATPALIAYEGFARVLGNCTRAVAAVSRELTARLRRYVHRSPVVYIPNALPLADECTEEERLLAREALGLAPEGSVIALVGRLSVEKGPQVLLDAMHRLARTPGATVPTLLLVGDGPLRESLEAQAEGLPVRFLGFRSEVRSVYAAADAVVMPSLREGMPLVALEAMALGRPLVASGVGELPHVLGTGRGLVVPPGDAGTLASALAGLLTAPGWRTRMAQAAREYVVAHHAPERMANRYIESLYLPALMDPREEQVAAG encoded by the coding sequence GTGCCGCACTCCACCATCCTCCATGTGCGCAGCACCTGCGGCCTGTATGGCGCGGAGCGGGCGCTGCTGTCGCTGGCCTCGTCCACGCCGTCGCCGTGGCGCGCGCAGGTGTGCAGCCTCGTTTCGCCCGGGCGGGTGGACGTGCTGTCGGGCGCGGCTCGGGAGCAGGGGCTGGACGCGCTGACGCTGGAGGTGCCCGGCCGCTTCAGTGCGATGGCCGTGGCGACGCTCGCATCGGAGGTGCGCAGGCGCGGCGTGGGGCTGCTGCACGCGCATGACTACAAGTCGCTCACGCTGGGAGCCGCCGCGAGCGCGCTCGCCGGAGTGCCGCTGGTGGCCACGTATCATGGGGACACCGGCGCCACGCCCGCGCTGATCGCCTATGAGGGCTTCGCGCGCGTGCTGGGCAACTGCACACGCGCGGTGGCGGCGGTGTCGCGCGAGCTGACCGCGCGCCTGCGCCGGTACGTGCACCGCTCGCCGGTGGTCTACATCCCCAACGCGCTGCCGCTCGCGGATGAATGCACGGAGGAGGAGCGGCTCCTGGCCCGTGAGGCACTGGGGCTCGCGCCGGAGGGTTCCGTCATCGCGCTGGTCGGACGCCTGTCGGTGGAGAAGGGGCCCCAGGTGCTGCTGGACGCGATGCACCGGCTGGCCCGGACGCCTGGCGCCACGGTGCCCACGCTGCTGCTGGTGGGTGATGGCCCGCTGCGCGAGTCGTTGGAAGCGCAGGCTGAAGGGCTGCCGGTGCGCTTCCTGGGATTCCGCTCGGAGGTTCGCAGCGTGTACGCGGCGGCGGACGCGGTCGTGATGCCGTCCCTGCGCGAAGGCATGCCGCTGGTCGCGCTGGAGGCGATGGCGCTGGGAAGGCCGCTGGTGGCTTCCGGAGTCGGGGAGTTGCCCCACGTGCTGGGCACGGGGCGCGGGCTCGTGGTGCCTCCGGGCGACGCGGGCACGCTGGCCTCGGCGCTCGCGGGATTGCTCACGGCGCCGGGCTGGCGCACGCGGATGGCGCAGGCGGCGCGTGAGTACGTCGTGGCCCACCACGCACCGGAGCGGATGGCGAATCGCTACATCGAATCCCTCTACCTGCCCGCCCTGATGGACCCACGCGAAGAGCAGGTCGCGGCCGGGTAG
- a CDS encoding glycosyltransferase family 4 protein: protein MKNEMHPTARPTRVAHVMYGLEMGGLEQLVVRLSQHGRERGIDSVVLALGPDGPVRELLQRANVPTVWLGGLAGMTPAAIRRLAQEVDAFGADVVHGHDVGPWLNAVATRTLRPRTPVMGTFHQTVEPQGKLRPAAMAAAMFTQSLVACGSEVRASLERWSPKLLSNVVTIENGVPLEVATGEEARRAARERLGLPQDATVVGYLGRLSEEKGPDLLVDAFLRHFADAKDTHLVMIGPGPMEASLRARAAASPLSGRVHFTGALLEASKLLPAFDVYVQPSRREGRSLSLLEAMAVGLPTVSHAIPAIREVHSDGQTALLVKSEDVDALGGAVKRLAHDAELRSRLGEAAKREAQRYSLSTMVDTYAKLYRGAAARAQA from the coding sequence ATGAAGAACGAAATGCACCCGACGGCGCGCCCGACGCGCGTGGCTCACGTGATGTATGGCCTGGAGATGGGCGGACTCGAACAGCTGGTGGTCCGGCTGTCCCAGCATGGCCGCGAGCGGGGCATCGACTCCGTGGTGCTGGCCCTGGGGCCGGACGGTCCGGTACGCGAGCTGCTCCAGCGCGCCAACGTCCCCACGGTCTGGTTGGGAGGCCTCGCCGGAATGACGCCCGCGGCCATCCGCCGGCTGGCCCAGGAGGTGGATGCCTTTGGCGCTGACGTGGTCCATGGCCACGACGTGGGGCCCTGGCTCAACGCCGTCGCCACCCGGACGCTGCGTCCGCGCACGCCCGTGATGGGCACCTTCCATCAGACGGTGGAGCCGCAGGGCAAGCTGCGCCCCGCGGCCATGGCCGCCGCCATGTTCACCCAGTCCCTGGTCGCATGCGGCAGCGAGGTGCGCGCCAGCCTGGAGCGCTGGAGCCCGAAGCTGCTCTCCAACGTGGTCACCATCGAGAACGGCGTGCCGCTGGAGGTGGCCACGGGCGAGGAGGCCCGCCGTGCCGCGCGTGAGCGCCTGGGCCTTCCCCAGGACGCCACGGTGGTGGGCTACCTGGGCCGCCTCTCCGAGGAGAAGGGCCCGGACTTGCTGGTGGACGCCTTCCTGCGCCACTTCGCGGACGCGAAGGACACGCACCTGGTGATGATTGGCCCCGGCCCGATGGAGGCCTCGCTGCGCGCTCGTGCCGCCGCGTCTCCGCTGTCAGGACGGGTGCACTTCACGGGCGCGCTGCTGGAGGCGAGCAAGCTCCTGCCCGCGTTCGACGTCTACGTGCAGCCGTCCCGCCGTGAGGGCCGCTCGCTGTCGCTGCTGGAGGCGATGGCGGTGGGGCTGCCCACGGTGTCGCACGCCATTCCGGCCATCCGCGAGGTGCACAGCGATGGTCAGACGGCGCTCCTGGTGAAATCCGAAGACGTGGATGCGCTCGGCGGCGCGGTGAAGCGTCTGGCCCACGATGCGGAGCTGCGCTCCCGACTGGGAGAGGCCGCGAAGCGCGAGGCGCAGCGCTACTCGCTGTCCACGATGGTGGATACGTACGCGAAGCTCTATCGGGGTGCCGCGGCTCGCGCCCAGGCGTGA
- a CDS encoding putative signal transducing protein: MGIPDRDFQLLTTCGDESEAALVRALLEANGIPCLVQGEQHRSMLGVAGAFIELRVLIPSGELERARELLRSVPQEEPGGTGPTATPDPDSEEAHCAVHGQRATRTCERCGTFLCASCDGATTGVCEDCADRKGTGAQVQRGRKRKVVAWLILLFLFGPPFLLVLASTLNALLN, encoded by the coding sequence TTGGGAATCCCCGATCGCGACTTCCAACTGCTCACGACCTGCGGCGACGAGTCCGAGGCCGCGCTCGTGCGGGCGCTGCTCGAAGCGAACGGCATCCCGTGCCTCGTCCAGGGCGAGCAGCACCGCTCCATGCTGGGCGTGGCCGGGGCCTTCATCGAGCTGCGGGTGCTGATCCCCTCCGGGGAGCTGGAGCGCGCCCGTGAATTGCTCCGGAGCGTGCCGCAGGAGGAGCCCGGCGGGACCGGTCCCACCGCGACGCCGGACCCCGATTCCGAGGAGGCGCACTGCGCGGTGCACGGCCAGCGCGCCACGCGGACCTGTGAGCGGTGCGGCACCTTCCTGTGCGCGAGCTGCGATGGCGCCACCACCGGCGTGTGTGAGGACTGCGCGGACCGCAAGGGTACGGGCGCCCAGGTCCAGCGCGGCCGGAAGCGCAAGGTCGTCGCATGGCTGATCCTCCTCTTCCTCTTCGGCCCGCCCTTCCTCCTCGTGCTGGCGAGCACCCTCAACGCCCTGCTGAACTGA
- a CDS encoding DUF4082 domain-containing protein, translated as MLGFTWIQAGCAPAEPPTQETPEAASAAQPLLAGERSLLGTTALPAVTAADDSGAVELGVRFRSDAPGRIMGVRFYKGAGNTGTHTGSLWTASGSLMATATFQNETASGWQEVRFASPVTIAADTNYVVSYHAPAGHYAVTSNGFASALDAPPLHAEASNNGLYRYGTSGFPTSSFNASNYWVDVAFQANDTTAPRAPTNVTALPSSSTAIDLTWYASVDGSGEVQGNARWHLVYRNNELIAELPGTTVRYRDTGLTPSTGYNYAVRGRDAAGNLSASSTVINATTLPNMACNPCSLWNSVTGDPQFENADATPTEVGVKFRTDVAGTVTKVRYYKGSTDTGPHVGHLWSASGTLLATTETTPAETGFGWRELAFSTPVSLAANTTYVVSYFATGGRYAITPYYFSTAGVDMPPLHAPSTVEASGNGVRNLNGSAFPTEAWLNTNFWVDVTFVPSEPSGPATVDLAVTQSFSDGTGANGDVLFYDITVTNNGPATATNVVLDVPIPAGLNYFFYSANAPPVNGGHCGFFSDLQCGAPILAPGASFTVHVEAIPFSAGTFTSQATISSSETDFVPGNNTHALAIPVGPSTNLVTFDSFPGADETFNGPHGPIHFGLNRWYIASPWGGFDTKSISFNGGGLTQANLSIFGQRRVLGLDAFTWDTGATLTLSCIDLPSLTFPLTAGQVTHVVPTWTQPCTVFTLTTSNGWDTNFDNLELSPRP; from the coding sequence GTGCTGGGTTTCACATGGATTCAGGCGGGCTGTGCTCCCGCGGAACCGCCCACCCAGGAGACACCGGAGGCCGCGTCCGCCGCGCAGCCGCTGCTGGCCGGTGAGCGGTCGCTCCTGGGTACCACCGCGCTTCCGGCCGTGACGGCCGCGGACGACAGCGGCGCGGTGGAGCTGGGTGTTCGCTTCCGCAGCGACGCTCCGGGACGGATCATGGGCGTGCGCTTCTACAAGGGCGCGGGCAACACGGGCACGCACACCGGCAGCCTGTGGACGGCGTCCGGCTCACTGATGGCCACCGCCACCTTCCAGAACGAGACGGCCTCCGGCTGGCAGGAGGTGCGCTTCGCCTCGCCGGTCACCATCGCCGCCGACACGAACTACGTTGTCTCGTATCACGCGCCCGCGGGGCACTACGCCGTGACGAGCAACGGCTTCGCGTCCGCGCTGGATGCGCCACCCCTGCACGCCGAGGCGTCCAACAACGGCCTCTATCGCTACGGCACCAGCGGCTTCCCCACCAGCTCGTTCAACGCGAGCAACTACTGGGTGGACGTGGCCTTCCAGGCCAATGACACCACGGCGCCGCGCGCGCCCACCAACGTCACCGCGCTGCCCAGCTCGTCCACCGCCATCGACCTGACCTGGTACGCGTCCGTGGACGGCAGTGGTGAGGTGCAGGGCAACGCCCGCTGGCACCTGGTGTACCGGAACAACGAGCTCATCGCGGAGCTGCCCGGCACCACCGTGCGCTACCGCGACACCGGTCTGACGCCCTCCACCGGGTACAACTACGCCGTGCGCGGCCGTGACGCCGCCGGCAACCTCAGCGCGTCCTCCACGGTCATCAACGCCACCACGCTCCCGAACATGGCCTGCAACCCCTGCAGCCTGTGGAACAGCGTGACGGGCGACCCGCAGTTCGAGAACGCCGACGCCACCCCCACGGAGGTCGGCGTGAAGTTCCGCACCGACGTGGCGGGCACGGTGACGAAGGTCCGCTACTACAAGGGCAGCACCGACACCGGCCCGCACGTGGGCCACCTGTGGAGCGCCAGCGGCACCCTGCTGGCCACCACGGAGACGACGCCCGCGGAGACGGGCTTCGGCTGGCGCGAGCTGGCCTTCTCCACGCCCGTGAGCCTGGCCGCGAACACGACCTACGTCGTGTCGTACTTCGCCACTGGCGGGCGCTACGCCATCACCCCGTACTACTTCAGCACCGCGGGCGTGGACATGCCCCCGCTGCACGCGCCCTCTACCGTGGAAGCCAGCGGCAACGGCGTTCGCAACCTCAACGGCAGCGCGTTCCCCACGGAGGCGTGGCTCAACACCAACTTCTGGGTGGACGTGACGTTCGTCCCCTCGGAGCCCAGCGGTCCCGCGACGGTGGACCTGGCCGTGACGCAGTCGTTCTCTGACGGCACGGGCGCCAACGGTGACGTGCTCTTCTACGACATCACCGTGACGAACAATGGCCCGGCGACCGCCACCAACGTCGTGCTCGACGTCCCGATCCCCGCGGGCTTGAACTACTTCTTCTACTCGGCGAACGCTCCGCCGGTGAACGGCGGGCACTGCGGGTTCTTCAGTGACCTGCAGTGTGGCGCCCCCATCCTGGCGCCGGGCGCGAGCTTCACCGTCCACGTGGAGGCCATCCCATTCAGCGCCGGGACGTTCACCAGCCAGGCCACCATCTCCTCTTCGGAGACGGACTTCGTGCCGGGCAACAACACGCACGCGCTGGCCATCCCCGTGGGCCCGTCCACGAACCTCGTCACCTTCGACTCCTTCCCCGGCGCGGATGAGACCTTCAACGGCCCGCACGGCCCCATCCACTTCGGTCTCAACCGCTGGTACATCGCGTCGCCGTGGGGCGGGTTCGACACGAAGAGCATCTCCTTCAACGGAGGTGGTCTCACCCAGGCCAACCTGTCCATCTTCGGCCAGCGCCGCGTCCTGGGCCTGGATGCCTTCACGTGGGACACGGGCGCCACGCTCACCCTGAGCTGCATCGACCTGCCCAGCCTCACCTTCCCGCTGACGGCGGGCCAGGTGACGCACGTGGTGCCCACCTGGACGCAGCCCTGCACGGTCTTCACGCTGACGACGTCCAACGGCTGGGACACGAACTTCGACAACCTGGAGCTGTCGCCCCGGCCCTGA
- a CDS encoding PDZ domain-containing protein, translated as MPAAPLLLSAATSLFATTWLLAAAPFSVTVDPSGFTVQSDGKAVTITQVEPGRPADQAKLTPGTRILRIESPERTFARGPIEKLGQTDLHDALIATWDEPLLLFVGNTREDGRYIGLKRDDPRPDEEFPGFPLPPEKRARLSLLQHQLHEARRLRELHRMPREKPGLELRHQSEAWVKGGQLRSVDGGGFTGLWIHPELTLDARCPDRLEKVVLSGPSKGLPRTFQPAADSAYTGQDFTFDLPLWSIRDVTRACASGKSSLAVTLRAELSCKDEPALQQSLPVKLSLKCEQTLPDEDSGGLRLIGLRGAPEEYATGTKAALTVEASGLDSVVPPMASVTFVEVDARGKVKKRFATVPVPSGAAEVTTELTLDTSTARTVRLSVEARFADGSTRGSDTREVTIVTPAFVEARSKGYEEGSRRWQALDQRFTQEIPTPCADIAATVAWLRAQPEVESAHGTGHHNYDYRVKGSGITNLVNCHNP; from the coding sequence ATGCCCGCCGCTCCCCTGCTCCTGAGTGCAGCGACGTCCCTGTTCGCCACCACGTGGCTCCTCGCGGCGGCGCCGTTCTCCGTCACGGTGGATCCCTCCGGTTTCACCGTCCAGTCCGACGGCAAGGCCGTGACCATCACGCAGGTGGAGCCAGGGAGGCCGGCCGACCAGGCGAAGCTGACGCCCGGCACGCGCATCCTGCGCATCGAGTCACCGGAGCGGACGTTCGCGCGGGGTCCCATCGAGAAGCTGGGCCAGACGGACCTGCACGACGCGCTCATCGCCACCTGGGATGAACCGCTGCTGCTCTTCGTGGGGAACACGCGCGAGGACGGACGCTACATCGGCCTCAAGCGCGATGATCCGCGCCCCGACGAGGAGTTCCCCGGCTTCCCCCTGCCCCCGGAGAAGCGGGCGCGTCTGTCGCTCCTCCAGCATCAACTGCATGAGGCCCGGCGCCTGAGGGAGCTGCACCGGATGCCTCGTGAGAAGCCGGGCCTCGAGCTCCGCCACCAGAGCGAGGCCTGGGTGAAAGGCGGCCAGCTGCGGTCCGTTGACGGAGGCGGCTTCACCGGGCTGTGGATCCACCCGGAGCTCACCCTGGACGCGCGGTGTCCCGACCGGCTGGAGAAGGTGGTGCTGAGCGGCCCGAGCAAGGGATTGCCCCGGACGTTCCAGCCCGCCGCGGACTCCGCGTACACCGGGCAGGACTTCACCTTCGACCTGCCGCTGTGGTCCATCCGCGACGTCACCCGGGCCTGCGCCTCGGGGAAGTCGTCGCTGGCGGTGACGCTGCGCGCGGAGCTGTCGTGCAAGGACGAGCCCGCACTCCAGCAGTCCCTCCCGGTGAAGCTGTCGCTGAAGTGCGAGCAGACGCTCCCGGACGAAGACTCGGGCGGCCTCCGGTTGATCGGCCTTCGCGGCGCACCGGAGGAATACGCCACGGGAACGAAGGCCGCGCTGACTGTGGAGGCGTCGGGGCTCGACAGCGTCGTCCCCCCGATGGCCTCGGTGACGTTCGTGGAGGTGGATGCACGGGGCAAGGTGAAGAAGCGCTTCGCCACGGTGCCCGTACCCTCGGGCGCGGCGGAGGTGACGACGGAGCTGACGCTGGACACGTCCACCGCGCGCACCGTGCGGCTGTCCGTGGAGGCTCGCTTCGCGGACGGCAGCACCCGGGGCTCGGACACGCGCGAGGTGACCATCGTCACGCCGGCGTTCGTGGAGGCTCGGAGCAAGGGCTACGAAGAGGGCAGCCGCCGGTGGCAGGCGTTGGATCAGCGCTTCACGCAGGAGATTCCCACCCCCTGCGCCGACATCGCCGCCACCGTGGCCTGGCTCAGGGCCCAGCCCGAAGTCGAGTCCGCCCACGGCACCGGCCACCACAACTACGACTACCGGGTGAAGGGCTCCGGCATCACCAACCTCGTCAACTGCCACAACCCCTAG
- a CDS encoding RNA polymerase sigma factor, with protein sequence MSKAQAAVHAVWRIESARLIAGLARMVRDVGQAEELAQDALVVALEKWPVSGVPENPGAWLMATAKRRAIDEMRRHKLLARKHEELGHGLEEAEVPDLDAALDDDVGDDLLRLIFTSCHPVLSPEARVALTLRLLGGLTTDEIARAFLVPEPTVAQRIVRAKRTLAEKGVPFEVPHGDELAARLASVLEVVYLIFNEGYAATAGDGWMRPELCQDALRLGRILAELAPGEPEVHGLVALMEIQASRSRARVGPSGEPVLLLEQNRGQWDQLLIRRGLAALERSEKAGPAGPYTVQASIAACHARARTPEATDWPRIAALYAVLARLTPSPVVELNRSVALSMAFGPAVGLELVDQLVAEPSLKHYHLLPSVRGDLLQKLGRLKEARAEFERAASLTRNAKEQALLRARAAACSGEKPS encoded by the coding sequence ATGTCCAAGGCGCAGGCCGCGGTGCACGCGGTGTGGAGAATCGAGTCCGCCCGGCTCATTGCCGGGCTTGCGCGCATGGTGCGCGACGTGGGGCAGGCCGAGGAGCTGGCGCAGGACGCGCTGGTCGTGGCGCTGGAGAAATGGCCGGTGTCGGGCGTGCCGGAGAACCCGGGCGCGTGGCTCATGGCCACCGCGAAGCGCCGCGCCATCGACGAGATGCGCCGTCACAAGCTGCTCGCGCGTAAGCACGAGGAGCTGGGGCATGGGCTGGAGGAGGCGGAGGTGCCAGACCTGGACGCGGCCCTGGACGACGACGTCGGCGACGACCTGTTGCGCCTCATCTTCACGTCCTGCCATCCGGTGCTGTCCCCGGAGGCGCGGGTGGCGCTCACGCTGCGGCTGTTGGGCGGCCTGACGACGGATGAAATCGCCCGCGCGTTCCTGGTGCCGGAGCCCACGGTGGCCCAGCGCATCGTCCGGGCCAAGCGCACGCTGGCGGAGAAGGGCGTCCCCTTCGAGGTCCCTCATGGCGACGAGCTGGCTGCGCGGCTCGCGTCGGTGCTGGAGGTCGTCTACCTCATCTTCAACGAGGGCTATGCCGCGACCGCGGGCGATGGCTGGATGCGGCCGGAACTCTGCCAGGACGCGCTTCGCCTGGGCCGCATCCTCGCGGAGCTGGCGCCGGGCGAGCCGGAGGTGCACGGGCTGGTGGCGCTGATGGAGATTCAAGCGTCGCGGTCCCGGGCGCGGGTGGGGCCCTCGGGGGAACCCGTGCTGCTGCTGGAGCAGAACCGCGGGCAGTGGGATCAGCTCCTCATCCGCCGCGGGCTCGCGGCGCTGGAGCGCTCGGAGAAGGCCGGGCCGGCGGGGCCCTACACGGTGCAGGCCTCCATCGCCGCGTGCCACGCACGAGCGCGCACGCCGGAGGCGACGGACTGGCCGCGCATCGCGGCGCTCTACGCGGTGCTCGCGAGGCTCACGCCGTCACCGGTGGTGGAGTTGAACCGCTCTGTCGCCCTGTCGATGGCGTTCGGTCCCGCGGTGGGGTTGGAGCTGGTGGACCAGCTCGTGGCCGAGCCGTCGCTCAAGCACTACCACCTGCTGCCGAGCGTGCGCGGCGACCTGCTCCAGAAGCTGGGGCGTCTCAAGGAGGCCCGGGCGGAGTTTGAACGGGCCGCGTCGCTCACGCGCAACGCGAAGGAACAGGCGCTGCTGCGCGCGCGTGCCGCCGCCTGCTCGGGCGAGAAGCCGTCGTAG